The Musa acuminata AAA Group cultivar baxijiao chromosome BXJ1-8, Cavendish_Baxijiao_AAA, whole genome shotgun sequence genomic sequence tgtccctctcaagtaacctatgactgagattatttaggatctatgtttaaaggtgaatcggtctcattattatgatctcatcacaatccgattgctattgcatggatccaaggacatcacaatatatacatgcatatatgcaataatcaatataaagtgataaataccaaaatataagcaaaaagattttgtgtcaagtcacacgtgtcattattcacgtgattggcttgctgggcacttatgactagtatgAGACACATCCACCATGAGGCGACGTTTGGGCTCCCCGAGGGAAGAGATGATCACAGCATTTAAAACCCATCATGACTCCTTGGATTCCCCCAGATTCTCCAATCTCAAAGCTCCCGCCAAAAGCCACTTGTGGCAAGAGGCCTCCCGCCAGAAGCCGCTCATGACAAGAGATCTCCCACCAGAAGTCGCTCGTGACGAGAGATCTCCCGCCAGAAGCCACTCATGACAGGTCCAATCTTTACCCGAGTCACGCAGCTCAACCCTCGACTTGCGACTCTCCAGTCTCAAACCTGAGCCCAAGATCAGTCCCTCGTCCAACAGGTCCAGTTTTTGTCTGAGTCGCATAGCTCGACCCTTGACTTGTGACTCTCCAGTCTTATACCTGAGCttgagatcagtcactcggccaacaggtccgATCTTTACCCGAGTCGCATAGCTCGATCCCCTAACTAATGACTCACCAGTATCATCCTGCTTGGGCCCAGCCACTCGGCCAATAGTTCCAACCTTTCCCAAAGCACAGGGCGCAGCCCACCGAGCTGCCCCACGATGAGCTAGCCCGACTTTTGCGAGCAATCAATACATCTACGACACTTCGACCTAGGCGTGCCCCTTGCCCTCTCGCAAGGATTAGGCTCAGGTCTTGCCTACGTGGACAGCGTGGAAAGATTTGGGGTCGTATATCGCAGTCTCCCTCCGTTCATCGTGTGTTGTGCGCTCTTCGCGCTGTATGATTCGTGCAAAATCGATCGGCTCTCTTGGTCCCACAAAAGATACTAGCCCGGATCACTGGACCTGGCGCGAATCTTGTGGCACGGATTGTCGTAGCCAAAGCAAAGGATCTTCGCACACAAAGACGAAGCGGGGCATCGGAAAGAGGGagagaggtagagagagagagagaggagacgacGAACGGGAGACGATGGAGTTGGAGATCTTGGGAATCAACTTTGGGTGCGTGATCGGGGCGCTGCGAGCGTGGGAGTTCCCGGAGAAGGATTGCCTGCTTCCCCTCGTCGCCAAGATCCTCGGCTACTGCATCGTCGCCGCCTCCACCACCGTCAAAGTGCCCCAGGTCTGGTTGGGAATGTCCCTCCGATTTCCGAACCCTGATATTCGTTTCATATAGTCCTTGATCTATTTGATCTCCCACGTCTTGTTTCTTGGATACGATATTGTGAATTCTTACTGGTGCCATTAAGGATCTGGGCTACTTGCGATCTCAATTCTTCTGAGAATGCCCCTCCGATTTCCAAACTCAGATTGCGGTATAATTTGGAGGGAGATCCCTCTTCTTGGTTATTTTACGGGATGGGAAGCGAAAGGAGAAAGGACAAAAGAACTCGAGACCGGGTGAGGTGTTTAGGGTTTGTAGATAGGTTGGGGGTGAGACAACTCATTTTCACATGGATCTTTAGAATTGAATTATGCACAAGTGTTGAGATTTTGGGTTCTTACCAGAGAGTTAGTTGGCTGGGGAGACGTTTCATGGAATATTTGGAGCGGTCACTCTTTGGGATGGCAGCGGATCTGAGCCCGTCGATCAAATGGTCATGGCAAGGCCGTGAGTTCTTCACACATGGAGCAGTAGGAAGTGGGCTCTACTTTCACCCTTGTGCCAGGACAAAGAGTGACCTGTAATGGTCAAACATTTCAAGCATACTAGTTCATGGACATTATATGAAAATGTGTTTTTTTTTGTCTGAAAGCGTAACAAGATGTTAAGCGACACCATATTAAGCCGAGACATCTTAATATTTTTCGCTTTTTGTAGTCCATCAGCAGCTTTGATGTCCTGACTTACTCAACTATCTCATTGGTCTTCTGATCTTTGAATCTACAAGTGTTATGTTAACGGCATTCTTCTTAATTGTTTATTACCTTTTGTTTGGTAATTggtagtagttgcattctttattTTCTGAATGACTCTTGGCATGGTCAATCTAGAATTCTCTGTGCAAGATCGGAAGGATCCAAAACATCATTGTTCTTGTGAAATATATGCAGTTGCCTGCAGATAAGTACCAGGAGAAGGTTCCACATGTACATATTATCTCTAGAATTTAACTTATATTAATATGATCACGTATGTGATTTTGGCTGACTTCAGTATTCTTCTTTTGATCTCTTATTGCCATTTACCTCCAGTTGTTGCAAAGTAGCTTTTTCATTGGAGGCTTTGTTTATTTCTTTACTGTTATGACCTGTGAGCATCTGTGCATATTCTGTTAGTTTGTTATTAATCCCTTTTATTAATGCTTCTTTCCATTTACAGATacttaaaattttgaaaaatagcaGCGTCAGGGGACTTAGTGTTGTGGCCTTTGAGTTAGAAGCTGTTGGTTACACAATTGCTTTGGCATATTGTATTCACAAGGGGCTTTCCTTTTCAGCTTATGGAGAATTACTTTTTCTCTTAATTCAAGGTACATATGCTTCATTATCCAAGGGATGTTTTGCTAAAAACCATGCAATTCtcttattttattcaaatttagTATCTGCATCATTTCGTTATGGTTGTTCATGAATTTTATGGTTTCCCTTGCAGCCATAATTTTAGTTGCAATTATCTACTACTATTCCCAGCCAGTGGGAGGTAAAGCCTGGATAAAGCCTCTGCTGTATCCTGCATATAATTAGACAACTATGTCATTCAATGTTTTGTGAAATAGCTGCCTGGTATGTCGGGTTAAATTTGAATGCTGACTAATCCTTTATAAGGAATTGTCAGAGGCCTTTTGAATTTCCACATCTTCTTTGTGATTCATGATGTGCTGATTTGTTTTTCCTCAAGCAATGGTCTATTAGATATTGTGCTGTAGCACCAACTGTTTTAGCTGGCCAGATTGACCCATTACTTTTTGAAGCCCTATATGTAAGTAGGAACCAGTTCTACCATTTAGTTACATTAAATGTTATTTTATgggttttatattttaatttatttaggaTTACATTTGTATTTCATATGCTCTTACTGCTGCTGACTTTCATTTTTTTACAGGCTTCTCAACATGCGATTTTTTTCTTTGCAAGAGTACCACAAATATGGGAGAACTATAAAGTAAGTAAACATTTTCGTAAGGTTTGAACTTTAAGCTCTAATTTCTGATGTTCAATCAACATATCCTCCTGTCTATGATAAAcattagttctcttttccttatagcaaaacattaaaaataaatacAGTGCGTGGTCTGACTAAAGAAGTTAGGCAATAGATCTTCAGAACAAGACCATCTTTAAGGCTTTGTGATAATTTTTGTATAGTGGATATTGCATTAAGTAGGACATCCTTTAGTTTCGAGCTGGTACACATCTTGGACAGATGATTTGTGGATTAGTAGTTGTCATACTTGAGGAATATCCTTATGTCCATACAAGAAATTGGACTTCTATATTGTGCTAGCTTTAGTTGTGCTACTTAAGTATATTGTACTGTATATACAGACCTAACACATTATGATCCATTAGAAGGTGGTATGTATTTCATCAGCACATGTGACGATGTTGTATCTCCAGAAGCACTCCGATAGCAGCAGATAGAtataggaggaggaggatgacgagGAGATAGAAAGAAAAAGGGGAAAAGTGAGAACAAATAAAGAAGGGATTTATCTATAACTCCCGGATGATTAAGAGATCTGAACTAACACGAAAACCCATAAATAACAACAAAAATCCCTTTTAGGGGCCAGTGCTTTGCTGATAAAAGTTGTCGATATCAGGGGTACAGTTCTGATGCATTGTCATAAAATTGCAACATGACCAGGGAAGCAATTTATATATGTGGtatataaaaaacacttgaattttttattGGTGCCTCCtatctcataatttt encodes the following:
- the LOC103994430 gene encoding mannose-P-dolichol utilization defect 1 protein homolog 2, encoding MELEILGINFGCVIGALRAWEFPEKDCLLPLVAKILGYCIVAASTTVKVPQILKILKNSSVRGLSVVAFELEAVGYTIALAYCIHKGLSFSAYGELLFLLIQAIILVAIIYYYSQPVGGKAWIKPLLYCAVAPTVLAGQIDPLLFEALYASQHAIFFFARVPQIWENYKNKSTGELSFLTCFMNFCGSIVRVFTSIQENAPLSVIMGSVIGIATNGTILSQILVYQKPDAKKEKKVQ